From Opitutaceae bacterium, the proteins below share one genomic window:
- a CDS encoding TolC family protein, giving the protein MFSSLLSGSGSRRGLSLFAALLLSVPGLPAREAEPAATPAGDIPNEPRLITLSDAISMALDRNLQLKRSGVDVEIQQNQVEAARGNFQPNLTATASDTVRYAGSGLESVWDDGQWTNSLSAALSSAMILYNGGGNDASLARARADLEASRLDFDRDRQSILFQVVGQYLQAVLRLKEIDIQREELASRRVVLDRIKADVENGIRIQSEVLRQEAQVAISERLLAEAIRNYQTSLYGLKDLLLISPSESISCAIPPDRWMAAESLSEPDREVSINAAWDRVDLEAQRYRLEAAREDIRVARSGALPVVSALAGLRSGYNSRGYGDFGSQFGEYQPEVSGGLSIAIPIFDRKRHETDLVRSKLFLRQEEYFMEGLMQAAETDVLQAILDFNTSKIRLKAARDQLLASEAALEAEEARYEAGASTILDVNSLRTLRVEAAVAVEEFRFDLFVTRLGVTFQDGTIESFLMQTLAVPFSN; this is encoded by the coding sequence ATGTTCTCGTCACTGTTGTCCGGGTCGGGTTCCCGTCGTGGTTTATCCTTGTTCGCCGCTCTGCTCCTTTCTGTCCCCGGGCTTCCAGCCCGGGAGGCCGAGCCGGCGGCCACGCCCGCCGGTGATATTCCGAACGAACCCCGTCTGATCACTCTATCCGATGCGATCAGCATGGCGTTGGACCGGAACCTCCAGCTCAAGCGGTCGGGAGTCGACGTGGAGATCCAGCAGAACCAGGTCGAGGCGGCGCGGGGCAATTTCCAACCCAATCTGACAGCCACGGCCTCTGACACCGTGCGCTACGCCGGCAGTGGTCTGGAGAGTGTCTGGGATGATGGCCAGTGGACGAACAGCCTGTCCGCGGCCCTGAGCTCGGCGATGATTCTCTACAACGGCGGGGGCAACGATGCTTCGCTGGCCCGGGCCCGGGCCGATCTGGAGGCGAGCCGGCTCGATTTCGACCGGGATCGGCAGTCGATTCTCTTCCAGGTGGTCGGCCAGTACCTGCAGGCTGTCCTCCGGCTTAAGGAGATCGATATCCAGAGGGAGGAACTGGCATCACGCCGGGTGGTTCTCGACCGCATCAAGGCCGACGTGGAAAACGGAATCCGGATCCAGTCGGAGGTTCTCCGGCAGGAGGCCCAGGTGGCCATCAGCGAACGTCTGCTGGCCGAGGCGATTCGCAATTACCAGACCAGTCTGTATGGCCTGAAGGACCTGTTACTGATCAGTCCGTCCGAGTCGATCAGCTGCGCGATACCTCCCGATCGATGGATGGCGGCGGAGAGTCTTTCCGAGCCGGATCGGGAGGTGTCGATCAATGCGGCCTGGGACCGGGTGGATCTTGAGGCGCAGCGCTATCGTCTCGAGGCGGCCAGGGAGGACATCCGTGTGGCTCGTTCGGGCGCCTTGCCCGTGGTTTCGGCCCTGGCGGGCTTGCGATCCGGCTACAACAGCCGCGGTTATGGTGATTTCGGCAGCCAATTCGGTGAATACCAGCCTGAGGTCAGCGGCGGTCTTTCGATCGCGATTCCCATTTTCGACCGGAAACGGCACGAGACGGATCTGGTCCGTTCCAAACTGTTTCTTCGGCAGGAGGAGTACTTCATGGAAGGTCTGATGCAGGCCGCCGAGACTGACGTGCTGCAGGCCATCCTCGACTTCAATACCTCGAAGATCCGCCTGAAGGCCGCCCGGGATCAACTGCTGGCGAGTGAAGCGGCCCTTGAGGCCGAGGAGGCCCGTTACGAAGCCGGTGCTTCGACCATTCTCGATGTGAACAGCCTGAGGACCCTTCGGGTGGAAGCGGCTGTCGCGGTGGAGGAATTCCGCTTCGATCTCTTTGTGACGCGGCTCGGGGTGACTTTCCAGGATGGCACCATCGAGTCGTTTCTGATGCAAACCCTGGCCGTCCCGTTTTCCAATTGA
- the lptD gene encoding LPS assembly protein LptD has translation MSLDIGRTERKSRFVVRALKSLLPAFALLLGSPFVGSGLHAAVESPETGIELTSEAPIEYDDRTGQMVARQNARLSYDGWLLVADEIRYSQTGGRAEASGHVVIMKENYRLLADKVEYWPKEKRAELTRFRLGQPPGYVAGDRAGGTVDDLTTENPVIFYGEPATLAPRATADALHYFGDRRIKADRLVVRLGNVPVFFAPGVSGDIDFGEPYLEGYAGYSSYLGAFAGFGMTVGLGSGLDVGGFLGYFSERGILWGPILRYRPGNDGNGAAGVFRFNTIHDTGERGTDVLGDPIDTDRYFLAWEHYQDVNDRLSLTALVNAWSDSEVTRDFRPSLFDQSQQPDTYVEAAYRGSNYQVSLFGRYQANEFFAMTERLPEVRFDLMPTAIGHGFVHELQLSAARLEYTDVSDQTRLQSDRFDAYYGLSRAMRLQPWMTFTPLVGGRATHYEKTVDGSDSYTRWLGEIGFDASIKSFADFDFKEPIWEINGLRHLINTTLQYRYIPDAEKGRSIIPVIDRNVFSTALPPLSLSEIRPTLDDLSDTNTLRIGFDNTIQTRSRDYGSRDLFRLYLAGDIRFNDDPAVDDPSSIYTLFDFTPAPWLRARFYTRINPDTWELDELNTELALIDQEYWQLSVGTDFLKGEFQQYTMDGRFRVNETFAINARLHYDAKTSILNEASIRIAQNIHNLWEIEYGITFYDGPRRETGNRLEFGIRFLGF, from the coding sequence TTGTCGCTCGACATCGGTCGAACGGAGCGGAAATCTCGCTTCGTGGTCCGCGCCCTCAAGAGTCTCCTGCCAGCCTTCGCCCTGCTTCTCGGAAGCCCGTTCGTCGGGTCCGGACTGCACGCAGCGGTCGAAAGCCCGGAGACCGGGATCGAGCTTACCTCCGAAGCCCCGATCGAATACGATGACCGGACGGGGCAGATGGTGGCCCGGCAGAATGCCAGGCTGAGTTACGACGGCTGGCTTCTGGTGGCGGATGAAATCCGCTACAGCCAGACCGGGGGGCGGGCCGAGGCCAGCGGCCACGTCGTCATCATGAAGGAGAATTACCGCCTCCTTGCGGACAAGGTGGAATACTGGCCCAAGGAGAAACGAGCCGAATTGACCCGGTTTCGTCTCGGGCAGCCCCCCGGCTACGTGGCCGGCGATCGGGCGGGCGGCACGGTTGACGACCTCACCACCGAGAACCCCGTGATCTTCTACGGGGAACCGGCCACCCTGGCTCCCCGTGCGACCGCTGATGCCCTCCACTATTTCGGCGACCGCAGGATCAAGGCGGATCGACTGGTGGTGCGGCTCGGCAACGTCCCCGTTTTCTTCGCGCCGGGCGTCAGCGGCGATATCGATTTCGGCGAACCGTATCTCGAAGGCTATGCGGGCTACAGCTCTTATCTCGGCGCCTTCGCCGGGTTCGGGATGACGGTCGGCCTCGGGTCGGGTCTGGATGTTGGCGGCTTCCTCGGCTATTTCAGCGAACGGGGGATTCTCTGGGGGCCGATCCTCCGCTATCGGCCCGGCAACGACGGGAATGGGGCCGCCGGGGTCTTCCGCTTCAACACCATCCACGACACGGGAGAGCGGGGCACCGATGTTCTCGGCGACCCGATCGATACCGATCGCTACTTCCTGGCCTGGGAACATTACCAGGACGTCAATGACCGGCTCTCACTGACGGCACTGGTCAACGCCTGGTCGGATTCGGAGGTCACCCGCGACTTCCGCCCCTCCCTCTTCGATCAATCGCAGCAGCCCGACACCTACGTCGAGGCCGCCTACCGGGGTTCCAATTACCAGGTCAGCCTGTTCGGACGCTACCAGGCCAACGAGTTCTTCGCCATGACCGAGCGGCTCCCGGAAGTCCGCTTCGACCTCATGCCCACCGCGATCGGTCATGGGTTCGTCCATGAACTCCAGCTCAGCGCCGCCCGCCTCGAATACACCGACGTCAGCGACCAGACCCGGCTCCAGAGCGACCGCTTCGACGCCTACTATGGTTTATCCCGGGCCATGCGGCTGCAGCCGTGGATGACCTTCACCCCCCTGGTCGGAGGGCGGGCCACCCACTACGAGAAGACGGTCGACGGCTCCGACAGCTACACCCGCTGGCTGGGGGAGATTGGTTTTGACGCCTCGATCAAGAGCTTCGCCGATTTCGACTTCAAGGAGCCCATCTGGGAGATCAATGGACTGCGCCACCTGATCAATACGACCCTTCAATACCGCTATATTCCCGATGCGGAGAAGGGCCGATCGATCATCCCGGTCATCGACCGCAACGTATTCAGCACGGCCCTGCCGCCCCTCTCCCTGTCCGAGATCCGACCCACTCTCGATGACCTGAGCGACACCAACACACTTCGAATCGGCTTCGACAACACCATCCAGACCCGGAGCAGGGACTATGGATCCCGGGATCTCTTCCGCCTCTATCTGGCCGGCGACATCCGCTTCAACGACGACCCCGCAGTGGATGATCCGTCGTCGATCTACACCCTTTTCGACTTCACTCCCGCACCCTGGCTGCGCGCCCGGTTCTATACCCGCATCAATCCGGATACCTGGGAACTCGATGAGCTGAACACCGAACTCGCGCTCATCGATCAGGAATACTGGCAACTCAGTGTCGGCACGGATTTCCTCAAGGGGGAATTCCAGCAGTACACCATGGATGGCCGGTTCCGGGTGAACGAGACCTTTGCCATCAACGCGCGCCTTCATTACGACGCAAAAACCTCCATCCTGAACGAAGCGTCCATCCGCATCGCCCAGAATATCCACAACCTCTGGGAGATCGAATACGGCATCACCTTCTACGACGGCCCCCGACGCGAAACCGGCAATCGCCTCGAGTTCGGCATCCGCTTCCTCGGCTTCTGA
- a CDS encoding ferredoxin family protein: MAYVVTGLCVDCKYTSCAAVCPVEAFHEAPDRLYINAETCIDCNACVPECPVEAIFPDYDVPEEWKEFVEMNANEADKYPVIVEVKDALKGPKCVDPNAA, translated from the coding sequence ATGGCTTACGTCGTTACCGGTCTCTGTGTCGATTGCAAATACACCAGCTGTGCCGCGGTCTGCCCGGTCGAGGCCTTTCATGAAGCGCCCGATCGGCTCTATATCAATGCCGAGACGTGCATTGACTGCAATGCCTGCGTTCCCGAGTGCCCGGTCGAAGCCATCTTTCCGGATTACGACGTCCCGGAAGAGTGGAAGGAGTTCGTCGAGATGAATGCCAACGAGGCCGACAAGTATCCCGTCATTGTCGAGGTCAAGGACGCCCTCAAGGGGCCGAAGTGCGTTGATCCCAACGCCGCCTGA
- a CDS encoding ABC transporter ATP-binding protein gives MPSVIHTDGLKKTYFLAEPVHALRGVNLSIEPGEFVSVMGASGSGKSTLMNIIGCLDRPTEGRYLLDGIEASKLSRNEQADIRNQKIGFVFQGFNLLSRTTALDNVELPLIYHRGVHMRNSKERAVQCLERVGLGNRMDHHPQQLSGGQQQRVAIARALVNSPALILADEPTGNLDSRTSIEIMGLFQELNTKEGVTIVLVTHEPEIARYTRRCVEMRDGVIVRDEEVKNRRDAAHDLEVFTGVIGI, from the coding sequence ATGCCTTCCGTCATCCATACCGATGGTCTGAAGAAGACCTACTTCCTGGCGGAGCCGGTCCATGCCCTCCGCGGCGTCAATCTCTCGATCGAGCCGGGTGAATTCGTCAGCGTCATGGGGGCTTCCGGCTCCGGGAAATCCACCCTCATGAACATCATCGGCTGTCTCGACCGGCCGACCGAGGGACGCTACCTCCTCGATGGAATCGAGGCGAGCAAGCTCAGCCGCAATGAACAGGCCGACATCCGCAACCAGAAGATCGGATTTGTCTTCCAGGGCTTCAACCTGCTCTCACGAACCACCGCCCTGGACAACGTGGAACTGCCCCTCATTTACCATCGGGGCGTGCACATGCGGAACTCGAAGGAACGTGCGGTGCAATGCCTCGAGCGGGTCGGCCTGGGAAACCGGATGGACCATCATCCCCAACAGTTGTCCGGCGGGCAGCAACAGCGGGTGGCCATCGCCCGGGCCTTGGTCAACAGTCCCGCCTTGATCCTGGCCGACGAACCGACCGGCAATCTCGACAGCCGCACCTCGATTGAGATCATGGGGCTTTTTCAGGAGCTCAACACAAAGGAGGGCGTCACGATTGTCCTGGTGACCCACGAACCGGAAATCGCGCGCTACACCCGGAGGTGCGTCGAAATGCGCGACGGAGTCATCGTCAGGGATGAGGAAGTGAAGAACCGCCGGGATGCCGCACATGACCTCGAGGTCTTCACCGGTGTCATCGGCATCTGA
- a CDS encoding 1,4-dihydroxy-2-naphthoate polyprenyltransferase, whose amino-acid sequence MSFPGEPQRSGRGLRPWISAARPKTLPAAVIPVLLGSGFALRDGGTLWPGLLICLIFALLVQIGTNYANDYFDFVKGADRDDRVGPKRAVVSGWVTPRGMLVASILVFLTAFCVGLVLVAYRGPVLLAVGVVSILFGFAYTGGPFPLAYRGLGDLFVLIFFGGVAVGGTYFVMTGDLTLEVMLAALPIGLLATNILVVNNYRDMETDARAAKRTLVVRYGRGFARAQYGISLLVVFALPVIFAVNRKEVLLLLPLLALPFGLRAWARLTPDRSPDELNGLLGASAGVLLIYGVCLAFAVTQG is encoded by the coding sequence TTGTCATTTCCCGGTGAACCTCAGCGATCGGGTCGCGGTCTGCGGCCATGGATTTCGGCGGCTCGGCCGAAGACTTTGCCGGCTGCGGTGATTCCCGTGCTGCTCGGGAGTGGGTTTGCCTTGCGGGACGGAGGCACCTTATGGCCGGGCCTGCTCATCTGCCTGATCTTCGCCCTGCTCGTCCAGATCGGAACGAACTACGCGAACGACTATTTTGATTTCGTCAAAGGCGCGGACCGGGATGACCGGGTCGGGCCGAAGCGGGCTGTGGTATCGGGATGGGTCACCCCCCGTGGGATGTTGGTCGCTTCGATCCTGGTTTTTTTGACCGCCTTCTGTGTGGGGCTGGTGCTGGTCGCCTACCGCGGACCGGTCCTCCTGGCCGTTGGGGTCGTCAGCATCCTTTTTGGATTTGCCTATACGGGTGGACCTTTTCCGCTGGCTTACCGGGGTTTGGGGGATCTTTTTGTCCTGATTTTCTTCGGCGGGGTAGCGGTCGGTGGAACCTACTTCGTGATGACCGGTGATCTGACGTTGGAGGTGATGCTGGCGGCGCTTCCAATCGGGCTGCTGGCCACGAATATCCTGGTCGTGAACAATTACCGGGACATGGAAACGGATGCCCGGGCGGCAAAGCGGACCCTGGTGGTCCGTTACGGCAGGGGATTTGCCCGTGCGCAGTATGGGATTTCGCTTCTCGTGGTCTTTGCCCTACCGGTGATTTTTGCGGTCAACCGCAAGGAGGTCTTGCTGTTGCTTCCCCTGCTGGCCCTGCCTTTTGGGTTGCGGGCGTGGGCCCGCCTGACGCCGGATCGATCGCCCGATGAGCTCAACGGCCTGTTGGGTGCGAGTGCCGGTGTGCTTCTGATTTACGGAGTCTGCCTGGCGTTTGCGGTGACGCAAGGGTAG
- a CDS encoding ABC transporter permease: MKIFKLLEIARSSLLKNRTRSLLTMLGIVIGVAAVIVMVAVGEGAQRNIKERIESMGTNLIMVRGGANFFGGVSRGAGSRDVLTLKDEEAIRTQATHVMAVSGIANVNGQVIGAGKNWFTQVQGVSTEYLIIRSWPLEDGAFFTERDIKARTKVAVIGATVAENLFEGQSPIGQSLRIRNVPFKVVGVLGKKGQNSFGQDQDDVILIPVTTAVYRLKGDQYLNMIYVSSNSVEEMAAASAEVEEILRRNHKLIEGQENDFNLRTQTELTDMFSSTTKALTMLLGAIAGVSLIVGGVGIMNIMLVSVTERTREIGIRVAVGARSLDVMVQFLIEAIVLSFVGGLIGVGIAWGVCALLTANWGMTAIIQPGIVILSLAVSGCIGVFFGLYPARKAARLDPIDALRHE, from the coding sequence ATGAAAATCTTCAAGCTTCTCGAAATCGCCCGGAGCAGTCTGCTCAAGAACCGCACCCGCAGCCTGCTGACCATGCTCGGCATCGTTATCGGGGTGGCGGCGGTCATTGTCATGGTCGCGGTGGGCGAGGGCGCCCAGAGAAACATCAAGGAGCGGATCGAATCAATGGGGACCAACCTCATCATGGTCCGGGGCGGCGCCAACTTTTTCGGGGGCGTCAGCCGCGGCGCCGGCAGCCGGGACGTCCTGACGCTCAAGGACGAGGAGGCCATCCGGACCCAGGCCACCCACGTCATGGCGGTTTCCGGGATCGCCAACGTCAACGGCCAGGTCATCGGGGCGGGGAAGAACTGGTTTACCCAGGTCCAGGGGGTCTCCACCGAATACCTCATCATCCGGAGCTGGCCGCTGGAGGACGGGGCCTTCTTCACCGAGCGGGATATCAAGGCCCGGACCAAGGTGGCGGTGATCGGAGCCACCGTGGCGGAGAATCTTTTCGAAGGGCAGTCCCCGATCGGACAAAGTCTCCGCATCCGCAACGTGCCCTTCAAGGTGGTGGGCGTGCTGGGAAAGAAGGGCCAGAATTCATTCGGCCAGGATCAGGACGACGTTATTCTCATACCGGTCACCACCGCCGTTTACCGACTGAAGGGCGATCAATACCTCAACATGATTTATGTCAGCTCCAACAGTGTGGAGGAGATGGCGGCCGCCAGTGCCGAAGTGGAGGAGATTCTGCGCCGCAATCACAAGTTGATCGAGGGACAGGAAAACGATTTCAATCTTCGTACCCAGACGGAGTTGACCGACATGTTCTCCTCGACGACCAAGGCATTGACCATGCTGCTCGGGGCCATCGCCGGCGTTTCCCTCATTGTCGGCGGGGTCGGCATCATGAACATCATGCTGGTCTCAGTGACGGAACGGACCCGGGAGATCGGTATCCGGGTGGCGGTCGGCGCCCGCAGCCTCGACGTGATGGTGCAATTTCTGATCGAGGCGATCGTGTTGAGCTTCGTGGGCGGGCTGATCGGGGTGGGCATCGCCTGGGGGGTCTGTGCCCTCTTGACCGCCAACTGGGGGATGACCGCGATCATCCAGCCGGGGATCGTCATTCTCTCGCTGGCCGTTTCCGGGTGCATCGGGGTCTTCTTCGGACTCTACCCGGCCCGCAAGGCCGCCCGCCTGGATCCGATCGACGCGCTGAGACACGAGTAG
- a CDS encoding segregation/condensation protein A, giving the protein MVAETDHPIKLEVFEGPLDLLLFLIRKSEVDIYDIPIADVLKQYLDVLFAMKELQLEVAGDFFVMAASLMEIKSRMLLPKQDQAVDPDAEEDDSDPRWELVHQLLEYRKFRDAASSLDALSSAEQNRIARDGFGQFDPVEDRPLAPIDRLDVWNNFNLVLRRLAEKLVVGEITDDRTTVVDQMEMILERAGREKTFTFSSLLPEHTTLRTLVVTFLAILELVRMRRLTVTQNAAFTDIHCHSLNLENELDPSEA; this is encoded by the coding sequence ATGGTTGCTGAAACCGATCATCCCATCAAACTCGAGGTCTTCGAGGGCCCTCTCGACCTGCTTCTCTTTCTCATCCGGAAGAGCGAAGTCGACATCTACGACATCCCGATCGCCGATGTCCTCAAGCAGTACCTGGACGTCCTTTTCGCCATGAAGGAACTTCAGCTCGAAGTGGCCGGCGACTTTTTCGTGATGGCGGCTTCACTCATGGAGATCAAAAGCCGGATGCTCCTGCCCAAGCAGGATCAGGCAGTCGATCCCGACGCCGAGGAAGATGACTCCGACCCGCGCTGGGAACTGGTCCATCAATTGCTCGAATACCGGAAATTCCGGGATGCCGCCTCTTCGCTGGACGCCCTGTCTTCCGCCGAACAGAACCGCATCGCCCGGGATGGTTTCGGGCAGTTTGATCCAGTCGAAGACCGCCCCCTCGCACCGATCGACCGCCTCGATGTCTGGAACAACTTCAACCTCGTGCTACGGCGCCTCGCCGAGAAACTCGTGGTCGGCGAAATCACCGACGACCGGACGACCGTGGTGGACCAGATGGAGATGATCCTCGAACGCGCCGGCCGTGAAAAGACGTTCACCTTTTCCAGCCTCCTCCCGGAACATACCACCCTGCGCACCCTCGTCGTCACCTTCCTCGCCATCCTCGAACTGGTCCGGATGAGGCGGCTCACGGTTACACAAAACGCCGCTTTCACCGATATTCATTGTCACAGTCTTAATTTGGAGAACGAACTTGATCCCTCCGAAGCTTGA
- a CDS encoding RsmB/NOP family class I SAM-dependent RNA methyltransferase: MRLIDAVEPHLKPGEDVAACVQDQIRRIRGAGSRDRRLYRELVFTWFRYREWIDPLRAVSPLFAGQFLILLADPTTETASGKAALPEVLASLKPGDPVAASAILSSYDPHRPYHAEMLEPGWVATEFPASATSHLPHTLKRPPIWLRTDPDAVATIVAELRHHGLQAEPSGEVPGAIAVPTGSKVDSLEALKDGRIEIQDIGSQAILHQATPAKGEKWLDACAGAGGKSLHLAGLVGAEGSVTAMDRRASALAELQKRAERSGLANIRCLSQRLSHAPRQAFDGVLVDAPCSGSGTWRRHPFLRHQTDPETLAKQAERQIEILGQAANCVRPGGRLVYATCSLCRTENEAVVEAFLARHPDFSPFPSSNPLNLPEAAGPGHYILPERFNGDGFYVAILQRKPPT, encoded by the coding sequence TTGCGCCTGATCGATGCCGTCGAGCCCCACCTCAAACCCGGTGAGGACGTGGCCGCCTGTGTCCAGGACCAGATCCGACGGATCCGCGGGGCAGGCTCCCGCGATCGCCGCCTCTATCGCGAACTCGTCTTCACCTGGTTCCGCTACCGGGAATGGATCGATCCGCTGCGGGCAGTCTCCCCTCTCTTCGCCGGCCAATTCCTGATTCTGCTGGCCGACCCCACCACCGAGACCGCATCGGGGAAGGCCGCCCTGCCGGAGGTGCTCGCCTCGCTTAAGCCGGGAGATCCGGTGGCGGCCTCCGCCATCCTATCATCCTACGACCCCCACCGGCCCTACCACGCCGAGATGCTTGAGCCCGGCTGGGTGGCAACGGAGTTCCCCGCCAGCGCAACCTCCCACCTCCCCCATACCCTCAAGCGTCCGCCCATCTGGCTTCGGACGGATCCCGATGCGGTCGCGACCATTGTGGCGGAACTCCGGCACCACGGACTTCAGGCCGAACCCTCAGGCGAGGTGCCCGGCGCCATCGCCGTGCCGACCGGCTCGAAGGTGGATTCACTTGAGGCGCTCAAGGATGGCCGCATCGAGATTCAGGACATCGGTTCCCAGGCCATCCTTCACCAGGCAACTCCCGCGAAAGGTGAAAAATGGCTGGATGCCTGCGCCGGTGCCGGGGGAAAGTCGCTGCATCTGGCCGGCCTGGTCGGTGCCGAAGGATCCGTCACCGCCATGGACCGCCGGGCTTCCGCCCTGGCCGAACTGCAGAAACGGGCCGAACGCAGTGGGCTTGCGAATATCCGATGCCTGAGCCAGCGATTGAGCCATGCGCCCCGACAGGCCTTTGACGGAGTCCTGGTCGACGCACCCTGTTCCGGTTCCGGCACCTGGCGCCGTCATCCGTTTCTTCGTCACCAGACCGATCCGGAGACCCTCGCAAAACAGGCCGAGCGGCAGATTGAAATTCTGGGGCAGGCCGCCAACTGCGTCCGACCCGGCGGTCGCCTTGTCTACGCCACCTGCTCCCTCTGTCGGACAGAAAACGAAGCGGTCGTGGAGGCCTTCCTGGCCCGCCATCCGGACTTCTCCCCATTCCCGTCCTCCAACCCCCTGAACCTGCCGGAAGCCGCCGGCCCCGGTCACTACATCCTCCCCGAACGATTCAACGGCGACGGATTCTACGTCGCCATCCTGCAACGCAAACCGCCGACCTGA
- a CDS encoding efflux RND transporter periplasmic adaptor subunit, whose translation MKSKFLILLIVVVAAGAGWYFLRPKKVETAAGPAYEYAQVERKTVQNIVSATGTLAARELVEVGTQVSGTIQKVLADFNDRVEENQLIALIDTSVLDAQVKSSEADLMRATAQLRRAQIDLDRFKPVHERGFLSDNDFVTYEIAVQTAEAGVLSAEASLDRSRRNRQFAEIRAPISGVVIDRNVEPGQTVAASLNTPRLFTIARDLSQMEILANVDESDIGQIKVGQDVKFSVAAYPDDPFTGKVDAIYLQPEVIQNVVNYTVVVETENPNGRLLPGMTATVDFIVDATEDALTLPAAALNLKMNEAMIAVMQARRQQRAAQGGGGGGGEGGGRPGGFGGGDAAGARRNFAMLWYEEGGELKFLPVRKGVSDGVSTEVLPMRDAVIKEGMTFISKVNNPAAPPAGGSTSQGGPPSGLRRLGF comes from the coding sequence ATGAAGAGCAAGTTTCTGATCCTGTTGATTGTCGTGGTCGCGGCCGGTGCCGGCTGGTATTTTCTCCGACCGAAGAAGGTGGAGACCGCGGCCGGACCGGCCTATGAATACGCCCAGGTGGAGCGAAAGACCGTTCAGAACATCGTTTCCGCCACCGGCACCCTCGCCGCCCGCGAGTTGGTCGAGGTGGGAACCCAGGTTTCGGGAACGATCCAGAAGGTCCTGGCCGACTTCAATGACAGGGTGGAGGAGAACCAGCTGATCGCATTGATCGACACCTCCGTGCTTGATGCCCAGGTCAAGAGCTCCGAGGCCGACCTGATGCGGGCCACCGCCCAGTTGCGCCGCGCGCAGATCGACCTCGATCGATTCAAGCCGGTCCACGAGCGGGGCTTCCTTTCGGACAACGACTTTGTCACATACGAAATCGCCGTTCAGACTGCGGAAGCCGGAGTGCTCAGTGCCGAGGCCTCGCTCGACCGCAGCCGTCGCAACCGGCAGTTTGCGGAGATCCGGGCGCCGATTTCCGGAGTTGTCATTGATCGGAATGTGGAGCCGGGTCAGACCGTTGCGGCCAGTCTGAATACACCGAGACTCTTCACCATCGCCCGTGATCTCTCCCAGATGGAAATCCTCGCCAACGTGGACGAGAGTGATATCGGGCAGATCAAGGTGGGCCAGGATGTGAAATTCTCCGTGGCCGCTTATCCCGATGATCCGTTCACCGGGAAAGTCGATGCGATCTACCTTCAGCCGGAAGTCATTCAGAACGTCGTCAACTACACGGTGGTGGTGGAGACGGAGAACCCGAACGGCCGGCTCCTGCCCGGGATGACCGCAACGGTGGACTTCATTGTGGATGCCACCGAGGATGCCCTGACCCTGCCGGCCGCGGCCCTCAATCTGAAGATGAACGAGGCCATGATCGCCGTCATGCAGGCGCGCCGCCAGCAACGTGCGGCCCAGGGTGGCGGAGGGGGCGGTGGAGAGGGGGGCGGCCGCCCGGGCGGATTCGGTGGCGGCGACGCCGCCGGAGCCCGTCGCAATTTCGCCATGCTCTGGTATGAGGAAGGCGGGGAGCTGAAATTCCTGCCGGTGCGCAAGGGGGTTTCCGACGGCGTCTCGACCGAGGTTCTGCCGATGCGCGATGCCGTGATCAAAGAGGGCATGACCTTCATCTCCAAGGTGAACAATCCCGCGGCTCCTCCCGCCGGCGGATCCACCTCCCAAGGCGGACCTCCCAGCGGCCTCCGGCGCCTCGGGTTCTGA
- the trxA gene encoding thioredoxin, producing MSDAIQHLTTENFKSTIDSSAVPVLVDFWAPWCGPCKAIAPVLEELATEMSGKLSIGKVDVDENGAIAGQYGIRAIPTLILFKNGQVAEQFVGLVGKADLKTKIQPHLA from the coding sequence ATGTCAGACGCCATCCAACACCTCACCACCGAAAATTTCAAAAGCACCATCGATTCGTCCGCGGTGCCCGTCCTCGTCGATTTCTGGGCCCCGTGGTGCGGCCCCTGCAAGGCGATCGCCCCGGTTCTCGAAGAACTGGCGACCGAGATGTCCGGCAAACTGAGTATCGGCAAGGTTGACGTCGATGAGAACGGCGCCATCGCCGGGCAATACGGTATCCGCGCGATTCCCACCCTCATCCTCTTCAAGAACGGCCAGGTCGCAGAACAGTTCGTCGGTCTCGTCGGCAAAGCCGACCTCAAGACCAAGATCCAGCCGCACCTCGCCTGA